Genomic DNA from Caloenas nicobarica isolate bCalNic1 chromosome 3, bCalNic1.hap1, whole genome shotgun sequence:
CGTACGGGGCTGCAGGAAGCTTGGCAAAGGGCGTGTATTTTATCCCCCCAGGCAGGGAGCAGCGTCTCTGGAGCAGAGGAAGCCCAGAGGGTCACACATGAGGAGCATTAACAATTCCACACCACACCGAAATCACGGGCGCTGTCAAGTATCACCTACAGGCACCAGAAATACCAGCTGCCTTGCTGTCACCAAACACAGAAACTTTCTACTGGGAGAGCTCCTCAGCTCAGAGACGTCGGTGACAGCGCTGCTGCAGTTCCCGTGCTTTCCCGGGCTGTGGCAGGATTTGAGGGGGTGGCTGACAGGCCAAGTCAACACCCCCTCATAAATGTGGTATTTTTCGTTTACCATCTGGAAGAGGCAAAGTccgccctccccagccctgccacttGTGCCGGCGCGGGACGCGCAGCGTCCTTACAGCGACCCAGCTCAGCGGCACCGCTGGGCTCCGGCACAGCCTGCGCGGGGTCATCCCCTCCCGCCCCCGGAACAAACTCCTAAGTCTAAGCAGATTAAGGTTATTGGATGCTTGTGGTATAAAGACGAAGGCACAACAGGCTATTCCTGGCCAGCAAAGGGACGCAGACTTCAAGGAGGAAGATGGATCCAGCTCACGTTCCCCCGAGAGCCGCGTACGGCAGCGTCACGGTGCTGGTTCTGCCGAGGGAACGGGAGCAGCCGCAGGTAACAGGATGGCTCAGACGGGGCAGGTTGTGCACAAAGACTCACATTCTTCTCCCCCTGCATGACCCCAGTAAGGGAAAACTGCTCCTTTGTGAGCAAACAACAAGAAATCTGCTCAGGCCGTGAAGAAGCTGCTGCCAAAGCACTGGAGCAAGAAGACACTGGAGGGATGTTGTCAAATCTCCTCCAAAGTTGACCCTACGCTAACACTGCTGTCACCGGGAAAAAGGAAGCACTGCTGGGAATGAAAAGACAAAGTGAGCGGCAAAGCCAGGATGCAGCAGCCTTGATCCCTCCTGCCAGCTGGCTGTAAAGCCAAGAGCCTCGGGAGGGGGACAGCAAGGCCACCTCACCCCGTGCCACCAGCTCCTGGGCTGTGCTCCAGCTCGGAGAGGCTAAACAGCCTCTTCTCATCGTGAAGAAAGCCTTCCTGTGGCTCAAAAGTCATGCTGGGGCAGATGTGCCAAGGTCTTGTCACCAAAAAAGCATCTGTAGgccagagcagttctgctctgaggAAACACCTGCGCCTGAAGCCCTAAAGGCAGAGTAGGGAAAACCCACACTGGGATTTGTAGCACAGTCCTACAAACCAGCCCCTCTGTGAGGGACACAGAAGAAACCCCGAGGGAGGCCGGGACCCACCTGATGATGGTGTGCATGCCTCGCACCTGCGGCGTGTTCTCCAGCACACTCAGTGTCTTTGGCAGCGGCTGCCCTTGGTGGGCAGAGGCCAGAGCTGCCCTGCAACGAGGAAGCAGCAgtcagagcagcacagcacatGGCCACAGAGCCACCACGCTGGACCCCCCAGAGCAGGATGTGTCCCCTGACCTCCTCCTGGAGAACCCACTGCATGGGCTGGACACCAGAAAGCGCCTGGCCTTCCCGCCCCAGTCCCTGGGAATGCCCCACGTCTGGTACCAGGTATGAGATCCCAAAGCAGGAGCACTCTGTGAAACTGGGGCAAACCTCCCCCGACCACAAACCGCAACAGCCCCTGCACacaccagctgctgccagcaccaggagcagcagctctgcacagggaaGATCCGGCTATGTGCCCTGGGACTGGGCTACTGGGTCACACTGGGGCATGAGGACTGTCCCAGCGGGGCTGCTTGCATAGTGTTCCCAAGAATGGAGGCTGGGCTGTCCAGGGCACTGCTCCCACAGAAAGGAGCAGCCTGAGGGACTCCACATTCAGGGCAGTAACTGTGCTCAGAAAGGGACAGGAGCAGCGCAGGGAGCCAGTCACACGAGCTGCGGTGGGACAGGGCATGGCGAGACAACCCCCAAGGAGCTGCATGGAGGAGCAGCCACCACAGCAGCCAAGGAGGAGAAACTACACCGAGGTGTCCCTGCAAAGCTCTGGCTGACAGGGACAGAGAAGCAGGACTTGGGGAGAAGTGGGTGCTGGCAGGATGCGGGCAGGAGCGGGTGCTGGCAGCCCCGCCAAGCCCGGCACTGGCCCCTCTGCACCGGCACGTCCCCACGTACCTGACGGTGATCTCACGCTGGGCGGCAGAGCAGAGTCATCCCGCGCAGcacaaggggaaagagaggacACGCAGTCACTGCACCGGCCTGGCACAGCCACCGGCAACCCCGGCCAGCTCCCACCCCTTCTCTTGGGGCTAAACCATGGCTGGGCGCAGCCAGGGTGGGCTGCTGGGGGGCAGCCAGCAGCGAGCGGGGTGGGGACAGTTGGGATCGGGAGAGCTGAGTGGGACcgaggggacagcaggagaacaaggccaggcGTCACTGCAGGGGCGGGCACTGCGCCCAGACTCGTCCCCGTTTCCCCACACCCCGTGTCATGGCTCTGCCTGCCCCGAGAGCTGCGCTGAGGCTTTTTGTAAAGATAGAGGTGACAATGAGACCCTCGGGGTGCCCCAGGAGCACGGGGCTGCAAGCAGCTGCACCCTCCCCTCCGCGCACAgaaccctcctcctcctcacccggccagcagcagccagccagcccctCTCACCTTCTCCAGCTGGCTGTGCACGTGCTGCACGATGAGGTCCAGGGCCACCGAGTTCTCCCCACCTGAGCGAGAGCGGAGAAGCCGGGTCAGACacgtgccgagccgagcccgTCCCAGGACACCCGCTCCCAATGCTCAAATCAGGCGCGGCAAACCCGGCGCAGCCTCACCTCGGGGCACCACGATGTCGGCCACCTGCACGGTGGGCTCGATGTACTGCTCGAAGGCCGGCTTCACAAACTTCTGGTACTGCTTGATGACGCCCACGATGTCACGCCCACGCTCCATGATGTCGCGTTGCAGCCGCCGCACCAGCCGGATGTCGGAGTCCGTGTCCACAAACACTTTCATGTCCAGGAGCTGGAAAACTGGGAGGGGTGAGCACCCCCTCGGCAGCCCCACCTCACTCCCCACGCCCACAGTCCAGCCAGCTCTGACCGTTGCAGCGATGGCATCCAGTGCTGACCCCGAATCCTCTGACACCGAGGTGCTCTGCCAGCAAGCAGCAGGTGACCTCCCCTCCGCAGCCCCCAGCAGTGGCGAGGGCTGGGCCAGGACAGTGTCCTCACCACCCACAGCGCAGCTCCATGCACCTCCTCCCACGCCATGCGCCGAGATGGGCCACTGGCCGCATCAGGCAGCAATACCTTCAGCAACTCCTTGTTTGCAAAAGCCAGTATCCCTTCAAACACGATGACATTGGCTCCATACACCGTTTTCTGCGGGCAGATAAGAGCAGAACTCGTCCTGCCCGCCTCGCACACACTGCAGCAACGCCAATGCTTGGCACGCACAGCCCCCCATGGGTGGGACTCCCCATAACCGTCCTACCTCACCCAACCTTTAAGGGCCCTTAACCCTCACCCTGCACTTGGCACCCCAGCCCGGCACCGACCCAGAACCCTGAGTTTTGCTCCAGAACCCCAAATGTCTGCCCAGCGCCCTCCCCCAGCCCGCGTCTCCCCGTGCTCCTCCTCCACTCTGCAGCCTGTCCCCAAACCCCGCACTGCCCCCTGCTTCCACgtccatccccatgtccccgtgttccctccccatccccacaccCCCAATTCCCCCAGAGTTACCCCCACACCCAAtggcccccagcccctccctcCCTTTGCCCCGCTAGGCCCCACAGCGCCCAcactccctgctcctgccccacgagtgtgtcccccctgtccctTGCCAGGGGCTGTCCCCACAGCGTCCAGCCCGCCCggcgcccggcccggctcccCTGCGGCACCCACCCACTCGCGGCGGCGGCTGTGCGTGGTGAAGTCGTACACCGGCACCTTCACGCTCTTGCCCTTCTTGAGCTTGCGGAGAACGCTGACGAGCAGCTCAAAGTCGAAGGCGTCAGGGTGGTCGAAGTTGTAGTCGCTGCGGGCGGCCAGCGCCTGCTGCCCCTCGTCCAGCACCTGTGGGCACCGGCACCGCTCAGCGCCACACCGGACCCCAACCCACGGGCACCGCCACTGCTCAGCACCGTGCCAGCCCCCCAGCTCATGGCCCCCATCGCCGCCAGCACCACGCTGCCCCCACCCCGTCCTCACCTTGTAGAAGGAGTCCATGGAGAGCAGCACGACCCAAGGCACGTCCAGCGCCTCGATGATCCGTGTCGCCACTGTCGTCTTGCCAGAGGCGCTGCCGCCGCACAGGCCTGGGGGGAGCGGGTGGTGGCACCGCGGCGGCCATGGCCCAGCCTCGGCTTCACGTTCCTAGCCCGGCCCTGGCTCCGGCCCTTTCCCAGCCCGGCCCTGGCTCCGGCCCTTCCCCCGgccccagctccatccctccctgGCCCGGGCTCCATCCCTCCCCGGGGTCCGGCTCCATCCCCTCCCCGGGCTTCATCCCCTTCCCGGCCCCGGCCCCATCCCCTCCCCGGCCCCATCCCCTCCCCGGCTCCATCCATCCCGGCCCGGGCACCATTCCCGGCTccatccctcccctccccggCTCCAtcgctcccggccccgccgctcacCGATGACGAAGGCCTCGTCCACGGGCGCGCCGGTCTCGCTGTACCAGGGCGGCCGCCCGGCGGTGTAGATGGTCCGCTTGCTGGTGCGCAGCAGCGGCGGCTCGGGCTGGCACTGGCTGGCGGTTcggcgccgcggggccgggcccagGGGCAGCCGGCTGAGCAGCGAGCCcagcgggccggggccgcgctcGGCGCCCGCCGCGCCCCAGGCTCCGCGCCGCTcctccgcgcccgccgccgccgccgccatctcCCCGCGCCGGGCGGGCCGGTTcgcgggggctgccgggacGGGACGCGGCCGAACGCGGCTCCCGGcggcccccgcggccccgccccgcccgcggccggGACAGCCGGACCGGGACCCCCGCCGAGGTcaccgcggccccgccccgcccgcggccggTGGAGCCGAGCCCCGCTGGGGACCCCCCGGCCAGCCCCCCGCACCGGCCGCTGCCCAGGACCACGGCATGGGGCTCCGGGACAGAgcccccagc
This window encodes:
- the LOC135987004 gene encoding uridine-cytidine kinase-like 1, whose amino-acid sequence is MAAAAAGAEERRGAWGAAGAERGPGPLGSLLSRLPLGPAPRRRTASQCQPEPPLLRTSKRTIYTAGRPPWYSETGAPVDEAFVIGLCGGSASGKTTVATRIIEALDVPWVVLLSMDSFYKVLDEGQQALAARSDYNFDHPDAFDFELLVSVLRKLKKGKSVKVPVYDFTTHSRRREWKTVYGANVIVFEGILAFANKELLKLLDMKVFVDTDSDIRLVRRLQRDIMERGRDIVGVIKQYQKFVKPAFEQYIEPTVQVADIVVPRGGENSVALDLIVQHVHSQLEKREITVRAALASAHQGQPLPKTLSVLENTPQVRGMHTIIRNKDTTRDEFIFYSKRLMRLLIEHALSFLPLKSVTVETPQGTTYEGKRFHRQRITGVSILRAGETMEQALTAVCKDIRLGKILIQTNLDTGEPELHYLRLPKEISEDYVILMDSTVSTGAAAMMAVRVLLDHDVQEDRIFLLSLLMAEMGVHSVAYAFPRVRIITTAVDKRINEEFHIIPGIGNFGDRYFGTDGPSAWCESDGMDC